A single genomic interval of Streptomyces sp. NBC_00663 harbors:
- a CDS encoding ABC transporter permease, whose amino-acid sequence MSGSPVQQRPDGEHDVKGLAFRDEGEAEQEAPPPAATAPRRITWQKLTFLPAVLVAVLLATWLWFQQADLDSISENALSNGQVSKALWQHVKLTVISTFFVLIIAIPLGILLTRRMFRPAAPVAMAIANMGQATPAIGLLALLVIWLGTGTKAALIGIIIYAVLPVLSNTIAGLKANDPTLLEAARGIGMSSLGVLRRVELPLAVPLILAGVRTALVLNVGTATLATFGGGGGLGVLITTGITNQRMPVLMLGSILTVVLALLVDWLASLAELVLRPRGLEVER is encoded by the coding sequence GTGAGCGGCTCCCCTGTGCAGCAGCGGCCCGACGGTGAGCACGACGTCAAGGGCCTCGCCTTCCGCGACGAGGGCGAGGCGGAGCAGGAGGCACCGCCGCCGGCGGCGACGGCCCCCCGCCGTATCACCTGGCAGAAACTGACCTTCCTGCCCGCTGTCCTGGTGGCGGTCCTGCTGGCGACCTGGCTGTGGTTCCAGCAGGCGGACCTGGACTCGATCTCCGAGAACGCGCTGTCGAACGGGCAGGTGTCCAAGGCCCTTTGGCAGCATGTGAAGCTGACGGTGATCTCCACCTTCTTCGTGCTGATCATCGCGATCCCGCTGGGCATCCTGCTCACCCGCCGGATGTTCCGCCCGGCCGCCCCGGTAGCGATGGCGATCGCCAACATGGGCCAGGCGACCCCGGCTATCGGTCTTCTCGCCCTGCTGGTCATCTGGCTGGGCACGGGCACGAAGGCGGCGCTGATCGGCATCATCATCTACGCCGTCCTCCCGGTCCTGTCGAACACCATCGCGGGCCTGAAGGCGAACGACCCGACGCTGCTGGAGGCGGCGCGGGGAATCGGGATGTCCTCCCTGGGCGTGCTGAGGCGGGTGGAGTTGCCGCTCGCGGTCCCGCTGATCCTGGCCGGCGTGCGCACCGCCCTGGTCCTGAACGTCGGTACGGCGACACTGGCGACGTTCGGCGGGGGCGGCGGCCTCGGCGTCCTGATCACGACCGGCATCACCAACCAGCGCATGCCGGTGCTGATGCTGGGCTCGATCCTCACGGTGGTGCTGGCGCTGCTGGTGGACTGGCTGGCTTCGCTGGCGGAACTGGTGCTGCGGCCACGGGGGTTGGAGGTGGAGCGATGA
- a CDS encoding methyltransferase domain-containing protein, producing MTFTGLQEGRSDLGRHLLERKAMTSDWIPVFAAVPRAEFLPDVMWPYDMDTGTHVTVDRRRDPDLWAKYADADVPIVTQWDDGKSDGPGEVPTSSASMPSVVFRMLRDLDVQSGDRVLEVGTGTGWNAALLAERLGHGNVTSMEIDPVVAAAARERLMRSGRPVLVLARDGAEGDASGAPYDRLIVTAGIRSVPPAWLAQTRPGGRIVAPWGTHYGNEDAIVRLDVDEDGASASGRFTGPVEFMKLRSQRLPFVGHTVYVPDGVSGADRSTTGVTEEQLLGDGRFAAASFAVGLRVRDCHHQAAAARDGARPVWFYGLADKSWACVMFRDGQDEASVWQSGPRRLWDEVAAALAWWRAAGEPGIERFGLTVTADSQHAWLDRPSEAWQV from the coding sequence ATGACGTTCACCGGACTACAGGAGGGGCGGTCCGACCTGGGCCGCCACCTCCTCGAGCGCAAGGCCATGACCTCCGACTGGATCCCCGTGTTCGCGGCTGTGCCGCGCGCCGAGTTCCTGCCCGACGTGATGTGGCCGTACGACATGGACACCGGCACACACGTCACCGTGGACCGGCGCCGAGACCCGGACCTGTGGGCCAAGTACGCCGACGCCGACGTACCGATCGTGACCCAATGGGACGACGGCAAGAGCGATGGGCCTGGAGAGGTGCCGACGTCCTCGGCGTCCATGCCGTCGGTCGTGTTCCGCATGCTCCGGGACCTGGATGTGCAGAGCGGCGACCGCGTCCTGGAGGTCGGCACCGGCACCGGATGGAACGCGGCGCTGCTCGCCGAACGGCTCGGCCACGGCAACGTGACCAGCATGGAGATCGATCCCGTCGTAGCCGCGGCCGCGCGCGAACGGCTCATGCGATCCGGCCGGCCCGTCCTCGTGCTGGCCCGGGACGGGGCGGAAGGCGACGCGTCGGGAGCACCGTACGACCGGCTGATCGTCACTGCCGGGATCCGCAGCGTGCCGCCGGCCTGGCTCGCGCAGACCCGGCCCGGCGGCCGCATCGTGGCCCCGTGGGGCACCCACTACGGCAACGAGGACGCCATCGTGCGCCTGGACGTCGACGAGGACGGCGCGAGCGCTTCGGGCCGGTTCACCGGGCCGGTGGAGTTCATGAAGTTGCGCTCGCAGCGGCTGCCGTTCGTCGGACACACGGTCTACGTGCCGGACGGAGTGAGCGGGGCCGACCGTTCCACGACGGGCGTCACCGAGGAGCAGCTGCTCGGCGACGGGCGGTTCGCCGCCGCCTCCTTCGCTGTCGGCCTGCGCGTGCGGGACTGCCACCACCAGGCCGCCGCCGCGCGTGACGGTGCGCGGCCGGTGTGGTTCTACGGCCTGGCCGACAAGTCGTGGGCGTGTGTCATGTTCCGCGACGGCCAGGACGAGGCCTCGGTCTGGCAGTCCGGACCCCGCAGGCTGTGGGACGAGGTGGCCGCCGCCCTGGCCTGGTGGCGGGCAGCTGGTGAACCGGGTATCGAGCGGTTCGGCCTGACCGTGACCGCTGACAGTCAGCACGCATGGCTCGACCGTCCCTCGGAGGCCTGGCAGGTCTGA
- a CDS encoding S16 family serine protease, producing MLSRLTRPQAVAVCALPVVALLATAALAPLPLSLTQPGMTANVLGENQDTPVITIAGAQTRTTTGQLRMTTIEATNPDARVSLSDVIDAWFATDRAVMPRDSVYPSGQSTKEIERHNTEQMKESQDAATEAALNYLDLSDKNIKVTLKLADVGGPSAGLLFSLGIVDKLNGDGNGGDLTGGRVIAGTGTIDADGTVGAVGGVSLKTQAAKRDGATVFLVPKDECTDAKAELPKGLRLIPVTTLKGAVTSLAALESGKGSVPSC from the coding sequence GTGCTCTCTCGCCTCACGCGCCCCCAGGCCGTCGCCGTCTGCGCCCTGCCCGTCGTGGCCCTGCTCGCCACGGCGGCCCTCGCGCCGCTGCCGCTCTCGCTGACGCAGCCGGGTATGACGGCGAACGTCCTCGGCGAGAACCAGGACACCCCGGTGATCACGATCGCGGGTGCCCAGACGCGTACGACGACCGGGCAGCTGCGGATGACGACCATCGAGGCGACCAACCCCGACGCGCGCGTCTCCCTCTCGGACGTGATCGACGCGTGGTTCGCCACGGACCGGGCGGTCATGCCGCGCGACTCGGTGTATCCGAGCGGGCAGTCCACGAAGGAGATCGAGCGGCACAACACCGAGCAGATGAAGGAGTCCCAGGACGCGGCGACCGAGGCCGCGCTGAACTACCTGGACCTCTCCGACAAGAACATCAAGGTCACGCTGAAACTGGCGGACGTCGGCGGCCCCAGCGCCGGGCTCCTCTTCTCCCTCGGCATCGTCGACAAGCTCAACGGCGACGGCAACGGCGGCGACCTCACCGGCGGCCGGGTGATCGCCGGTACCGGCACGATCGACGCCGACGGGACAGTGGGCGCGGTGGGCGGCGTCTCCCTGAAGACCCAGGCCGCGAAGCGCGACGGCGCCACGGTGTTCCTCGTCCCCAAGGACGAGTGCACCGACGCCAAGGCCGAACTCCCGAAGGGCCTACGCCTGATCCCGGTGACCACACTGAAGGGCGCGGTCACCTCGCTGGCGGCCTTGGAGTCGGGGAAGGGATCCGTCCCGAGCTGTTAG
- a CDS encoding peptidoglycan recognition protein family protein, translating to MADPMSGDAFLDALKDEGLVVVEVGDWRDHNRNHKGPWGPVHGVMIHHTVTSGSARTVAICRDGRSDLPGPLCHGVITKDGRVHLVGHGRANHAGLGDPDVLRAVIAETSLPVDNEATTDGNRHFYGFECENLGDGQDPWPEAQLLAIEKVGAAICRHHGWTPASVIRHLDWQPGKVDPRGIDWKAMHTRIAKRLGTTAPTTSTPAPSTPSVSLARLRKAAKSDPARSDQKVSYTGVKTVEAALVDLGYLAKTYADGHYGTTTVAAYARWQKSKAGGGYRDDDADGIPGSDSLRRLGLRAGFKVVD from the coding sequence ATGGCTGACCCGATGAGCGGCGACGCGTTCCTGGACGCCCTCAAGGATGAGGGCCTGGTCGTGGTCGAGGTCGGCGACTGGCGCGACCACAACCGCAACCACAAGGGCCCCTGGGGGCCCGTGCACGGGGTGATGATCCACCACACCGTGACGTCCGGGTCGGCCCGTACGGTGGCCATCTGCCGCGACGGACGATCGGACCTGCCCGGGCCGCTGTGCCACGGCGTCATCACGAAGGACGGCCGCGTCCACCTCGTCGGCCACGGCCGCGCCAACCACGCCGGCCTGGGGGACCCCGACGTCCTGCGCGCGGTCATCGCCGAAACGTCCCTGCCCGTTGACAACGAGGCCACCACCGACGGCAACCGCCACTTCTACGGGTTCGAGTGCGAGAACCTCGGCGACGGCCAGGACCCGTGGCCCGAGGCTCAGCTGCTCGCCATCGAGAAGGTCGGGGCAGCGATCTGCCGTCACCACGGCTGGACGCCCGCCTCCGTGATCCGGCACCTCGACTGGCAGCCCGGCAAGGTCGACCCGCGCGGGATCGACTGGAAGGCCATGCACACCCGGATCGCCAAGCGGCTGGGTACGACCGCGCCGACGACGTCGACGCCGGCACCGTCGACCCCGAGCGTCAGCCTGGCGCGGCTGCGGAAGGCGGCGAAGAGCGACCCGGCCCGGTCGGACCAGAAGGTCTCGTACACGGGAGTGAAGACCGTCGAGGCCGCGCTCGTCGACCTCGGCTACCTCGCCAAGACATACGCGGACGGCCACTACGGCACGACCACGGTGGCCGCGTACGCGAGATGGCAGAAGTCGAAGGCTGGCGGCGGCTACCGCGACGATGATGCAGACGGCATCCCCGGCTCCGATTCCCTGCGCAGGCTCGGCCTGAGGGCCGGATTCAAGGTGGTGGACTGA
- a CDS encoding MFS transporter yields MLWLKPTMGTAMPVAARELDGLSLYAFAFSGYFTTSLFGMVLSGQWSDRRGPLGPLTTGIASFAAGLMLSGTAGAMWLFILGRAVQGFGGGLVIVALYVVVGRAYPERLRPAIMAAFAAGWVVPSIVGPLAAGAVTEHLGWRWVFVGIPVLVVFPLALALPQIRRRAGGPVDDSARTVSVDRRRIRLALGISLGAGLLQYAAQDLRWLSLVPAVAGAALLVPAVLGLLPRGTYRAARGLPSVVLLRGVAAGSFIAAESFVPLMLVTQRGLSPTLAGFSLAAGGVTWALGSWVQSRARVERYRERLMTAGMVLVAAAIAAAPSVLIDSVPAWTVAVAWAFGCFGMGLVISSTSVLLLHLSAPEEAGTNSASLQISDALANVVLLAAGGAAFAALGGGTVSHAATQASGTGSHPAAFAAVFLPMAGVALVGAWVTRRLRER; encoded by the coding sequence ATTTTGTGGCTCAAACCGACTATGGGGACGGCGATGCCCGTGGCGGCGCGGGAGCTGGACGGGCTGTCGCTGTACGCCTTCGCGTTCTCGGGGTACTTCACGACCTCCCTCTTCGGGATGGTGCTGTCCGGGCAGTGGTCCGACCGGCGTGGTCCGCTCGGCCCGCTGACCACCGGCATCGCCTCCTTCGCGGCCGGGCTGATGCTCTCCGGGACCGCGGGGGCGATGTGGCTGTTCATCCTCGGGCGGGCGGTGCAGGGGTTCGGCGGCGGGCTGGTCATCGTCGCGCTGTACGTCGTCGTGGGACGGGCCTACCCGGAGCGGCTGCGGCCCGCGATCATGGCCGCCTTCGCCGCGGGCTGGGTCGTACCGTCGATCGTCGGGCCGCTCGCCGCGGGCGCGGTGACCGAGCATCTGGGATGGCGGTGGGTGTTCGTCGGGATCCCGGTGCTGGTCGTCTTCCCGCTGGCGCTCGCGCTGCCGCAGATACGACGGCGGGCCGGGGGACCGGTCGACGACTCCGCCCGTACCGTCTCCGTCGACCGGCGCCGTATCCGTCTCGCCCTCGGCATCTCGCTGGGCGCGGGCCTTCTTCAGTACGCCGCCCAGGATCTGCGGTGGCTCTCACTGGTCCCGGCCGTCGCGGGCGCCGCGCTGCTCGTGCCGGCCGTGCTCGGGCTGCTGCCCCGCGGCACCTACCGTGCCGCCCGCGGGCTGCCCTCCGTCGTGCTGCTGCGCGGTGTCGCGGCGGGCTCCTTCATCGCAGCGGAGTCCTTCGTGCCGCTGATGCTGGTCACCCAGCGGGGACTGTCGCCGACGCTCGCCGGGTTCTCGCTCGCGGCGGGCGGGGTGACGTGGGCGCTGGGGTCGTGGGTGCAGTCGCGGGCGCGGGTGGAGCGGTACCGGGAGCGGCTGATGACGGCCGGGATGGTGCTGGTGGCCGCGGCGATCGCCGCCGCGCCGAGCGTGCTGATCGACTCGGTGCCGGCCTGGACGGTCGCCGTCGCGTGGGCGTTCGGGTGCTTCGGCATGGGCCTGGTGATCTCCTCGACCAGCGTGCTCCTGCTGCACCTCTCCGCCCCCGAGGAGGCCGGCACCAACTCCGCGTCCCTCCAGATCTCCGACGCCCTGGCCAATGTCGTCCTGCTGGCGGCGGGCGGCGCCGCGTTCGCTGCGCTGGGCGGCGGCACGGTGAGCCACGCGGCGACGCAGGCGTCCGGCACCGGCTCCCATCCGGCCGCGTTCGCGGCGGTGTTCCTGCCGATGGCGGGGGTGGCGTTGGTGGGGGCGTGGGTGACGAGGCGGTTGCGGGAGCGGTGA
- a CDS encoding type II toxin-antitoxin system death-on-curing family toxin produces the protein MTRHLTVAEVEQIARIAFGGRAPEARDPGLFASAVRRPRARMFGTQAYDDLYEQAAALLHALAANHPLVDGNKRTAWLAAAVFLGVNGVDLTACDQDTVYDLVIDVASGAESDIPVIAGRLRQL, from the coding sequence ATGACCAGGCACCTCACCGTCGCGGAAGTCGAGCAGATCGCCCGGATCGCCTTCGGCGGCCGGGCTCCGGAGGCCCGGGACCCCGGGCTGTTCGCCTCCGCCGTGCGTCGGCCGCGTGCCCGTATGTTCGGCACGCAGGCCTACGACGACCTGTACGAGCAGGCCGCCGCCCTCCTGCACGCCCTCGCCGCGAACCACCCGCTCGTCGACGGCAACAAGCGGACGGCCTGGCTCGCCGCCGCGGTCTTCCTCGGCGTCAACGGGGTCGATCTGACGGCCTGCGACCAGGACACCGTGTATGACCTGGTCATCGATGTGGCCTCCGGGGCGGAGAGCGACATCCCGGTGATCGCGGGACGGCTGCGGCAGCTGTGA
- a CDS encoding betaine/proline/choline family ABC transporter ATP-binding protein (Members of the family are the ATP-binding subunit of ABC transporters for substrates such as betaine, L-proline or other amino acids, choline, carnitine, etc. The substrate specificity is best determined from the substrate-binding subunit, rather than this subunit, as it interacts with the permease subunit and not with substrate directly.), with translation MSTSSTSTPTASGAAIELENLTKRYPGNPQPSVDNVNMEIKAGEIVIFVGPSGCGKSTTLKMINRLIEPTGGRIRIGGEDVTDIDPVKLRRKVGYAIQSAGLFPHMTVAQNIALVPKMIGWGKGRIKNRVEELLDLVGLDPGEFHGRYPRQLSGGQQQRVGVARALAADPPVLLMDEPFGAVDPITRDHLQDELIRLQHELHKTIVFVTHDFDEAIKLGDRIAVLRERSHIAQFDTPEAILTNPADDFVSGFVGAGAALKRLNLTRVRDVEITDYPTVTVDDPLQEIFNLLRGSGTNEILLLDKRGRPYKWLRRGDLMRAKGSLARAGTLVHDTVTRDATLRDALEAVLTDNAGRVAVTGRRGEYTGVVDMETLMNSVHELLEADRLEAMEHQHALEEARAAQTHAEQEGDGGEKKA, from the coding sequence ATCTCCACGTCGTCCACGTCCACGCCGACCGCCTCCGGCGCCGCCATCGAGCTGGAGAACCTGACCAAGAGATACCCCGGCAATCCGCAGCCCTCCGTCGACAACGTCAACATGGAGATCAAGGCGGGCGAGATCGTCATCTTCGTCGGCCCGTCCGGCTGCGGTAAGTCGACGACGCTCAAGATGATCAACCGGCTGATCGAGCCGACCGGCGGCCGGATCCGCATCGGCGGCGAGGACGTCACCGACATCGACCCGGTCAAGCTCCGCCGCAAGGTCGGCTACGCGATCCAGTCGGCCGGACTGTTCCCGCACATGACGGTCGCGCAGAACATCGCGCTGGTGCCGAAGATGATCGGCTGGGGCAAGGGCCGGATCAAGAACCGGGTGGAGGAGCTGCTCGACCTGGTCGGCCTGGACCCCGGCGAGTTCCACGGCCGCTATCCACGCCAGCTCTCCGGCGGCCAGCAACAACGAGTGGGCGTGGCCAGGGCGTTGGCGGCCGATCCACCGGTCCTCCTGATGGACGAGCCGTTCGGCGCGGTCGACCCGATCACCCGGGACCATCTCCAGGACGAGCTGATCAGGCTCCAGCACGAGCTGCACAAGACGATCGTGTTCGTCACCCACGACTTCGACGAGGCGATCAAACTGGGCGACCGTATCGCCGTGCTGCGCGAACGCTCGCACATCGCCCAGTTCGACACCCCGGAGGCGATCCTCACCAACCCGGCGGACGACTTCGTCTCCGGGTTCGTCGGCGCGGGGGCGGCACTCAAACGACTGAACCTGACCCGGGTACGGGATGTGGAGATCACCGACTACCCGACGGTGACCGTGGACGATCCGCTCCAGGAGATCTTCAACCTGCTCCGCGGCAGCGGTACGAACGAGATCCTGCTCCTCGACAAACGCGGCCGCCCCTACAAGTGGCTGCGCCGCGGCGACCTGATGCGGGCGAAGGGTTCGCTGGCGCGGGCCGGGACGCTCGTCCACGACACGGTGACGCGCGACGCGACCCTGCGGGACGCGCTGGAGGCCGTGCTGACGGACAACGCGGGGCGGGTGGCGGTGACCGGGCGGCGCGGTGAGTACACGGGTGTGGTCGACATGGAGACGCTGATGAACTCCGTGCACGAACTGCTGGAGGCGGACCGGCTGGAGGCCATGGAGCACCAGCACGCGCTGGAGGAGGCCAGGGCCGCCCAGACCCACGCCGAACAGGAAGGCGACGGAGGGGAGAAGAAGGCGTGA
- a CDS encoding glycine betaine ABC transporter substrate-binding protein — translation MKRAAAFTGVVLLLASACGLTSGSPMVDDVKPGSIGGGQPLKGASLTVTSKEFTEQLILGAIMGIAFEAAGADVLDRTGIQGSIGAREAVKSGDADGMYEYTGTAWITYLGNSEPIADPRAQWEAVRKADLKNGLTWLAPAALNNTYALAMNAANFKKYGTKTLSDVAALSKSDPGAVTLCVESEFANRADGLPGMEKAYGMSVPAKNITQMDTGIIYTQVKKGSCTYGEVFTTDGRIRSMNLTVMQDDKKFFPNYNAAPEINSKSLKKWPAIEKILDPVTKKLNNTVAQELNAKVDVDGEDPHQVALDWMKTEGFVKEG, via the coding sequence ATGAAGCGCGCGGCTGCTTTCACCGGGGTGGTGCTGCTGCTGGCCTCGGCCTGCGGCCTGACCAGCGGCTCCCCCATGGTCGACGACGTGAAGCCGGGCTCGATCGGCGGTGGTCAGCCGCTGAAGGGCGCGAGCCTGACGGTCACCTCGAAGGAGTTCACGGAACAGCTGATCCTGGGCGCGATCATGGGGATCGCGTTCGAGGCGGCGGGCGCGGACGTGCTGGACCGCACCGGGATCCAGGGGTCCATCGGGGCCCGGGAGGCGGTCAAGTCCGGTGACGCGGACGGGATGTACGAGTACACGGGCACCGCCTGGATCACGTACCTGGGCAACAGCGAACCGATCGCCGACCCGCGGGCGCAGTGGGAGGCGGTCCGCAAGGCCGACCTGAAGAACGGCCTGACATGGCTGGCCCCCGCGGCGCTGAACAACACCTACGCGCTGGCGATGAACGCGGCCAACTTCAAGAAGTACGGCACGAAGACGCTGTCGGACGTGGCCGCCCTCTCGAAGTCCGACCCCGGTGCGGTGACGCTGTGCGTGGAGAGCGAGTTCGCCAACCGCGCGGACGGACTGCCGGGCATGGAGAAGGCGTACGGCATGAGCGTCCCCGCGAAGAACATCACGCAGATGGACACCGGGATCATCTACACCCAGGTGAAGAAGGGCAGTTGCACCTACGGCGAGGTCTTCACGACCGACGGCCGCATCAGGTCCATGAACCTCACGGTCATGCAGGACGACAAGAAGTTCTTCCCCAACTACAACGCCGCCCCCGAGATCAACTCCAAGTCCCTGAAGAAGTGGCCGGCGATCGAGAAGATCCTCGACCCGGTCACGAAGAAGCTGAACAACACGGTGGCCCAGGAACTGAACGCCAAGGTGGACGTGGACGGAGAGGACCCCCACCAGGTGGCCCTGGACTGGATGAAGACAGAGGGCTTCGTGAAGGAGGGGTGA
- a CDS encoding DEAD/DEAH box helicase: MTTTAASTTSHHLSPAFPGRAPWGTASKLRAWQQGAMEKYVQEQPRDFLAVATPGAGKTTFALTLASWLLHHHVVQQVTVVAPTEHLKKQWAEAAARIGIKLDPEYSAGPLGKDYHGVAVTYAGVGVRPMLHRNRVEQRKTLVILDEIHHAGDSKSWGEACLEAFEPATRRLALTGTPFRSDTNPIPFVTYEEDNAGIRRSAADYTYGYGNALADHVVRPVIFLSYSGNMRWRTKAGDEIAARLGEPMTKDAISQAWRTALDPRGEWMPSVLRAADQRLTEVRKAIPDAGALVIASDQDSARAYAKLIREITGNKATLVLSDEAAASKRIDDFSESNDRWMVAVRMVSEGVDVPRLAVGVYATTISTPLFFAQAVGRFVRSRRRGETASVFLPTVPDLLTFANEMEVERDHALDKPKKEGEEDPYAESEKEMEEANKEQDEDTGEQEQFSFEALESEAVFDRVLYDGAEFGMQAHPGSEEEQDYLGIPGLLEPDQVQLLLQKRQARQIAHSRKKPDSEADLLELPAERRPVVSHKEMMELRKQLNTMVSAYVHQSGKPHGVIHTELRRLCGGPPSAEATAGQLRQRIAKVQEWATRMR, from the coding sequence GTGACTACCACCGCCGCCTCCACCACGTCCCACCATCTGTCTCCCGCCTTCCCCGGCCGCGCCCCCTGGGGCACCGCCAGCAAGCTGCGTGCCTGGCAGCAGGGGGCGATGGAGAAGTACGTCCAGGAGCAGCCGCGCGACTTTCTCGCCGTCGCCACCCCCGGCGCCGGCAAGACCACCTTCGCGCTGACGCTCGCCTCCTGGCTGCTGCACCACCATGTCGTGCAGCAGGTGACCGTGGTCGCGCCGACCGAGCATCTGAAGAAGCAGTGGGCGGAAGCGGCCGCGCGGATAGGGATCAAGCTCGATCCCGAGTACAGCGCGGGCCCGCTCGGCAAGGACTACCACGGCGTCGCCGTGACGTACGCCGGTGTCGGTGTACGGCCGATGCTGCACCGCAACCGCGTCGAGCAGCGCAAGACCCTCGTGATCCTGGACGAGATCCATCACGCGGGTGACTCCAAGTCCTGGGGCGAGGCCTGCCTCGAGGCGTTCGAGCCCGCCACGCGCCGCCTCGCCCTCACCGGCACGCCCTTCCGCTCCGACACCAACCCGATCCCCTTCGTGACCTACGAGGAGGACAACGCGGGCATCCGGCGGTCGGCCGCCGACTACACCTACGGGTACGGCAACGCGCTCGCCGACCATGTCGTCCGCCCGGTGATCTTCCTGTCCTACAGCGGCAACATGCGCTGGCGCACCAAGGCGGGGGACGAGATCGCGGCCCGTCTGGGCGAGCCCATGACCAAGGACGCGATCAGCCAGGCCTGGCGTACGGCGCTCGATCCGCGCGGTGAGTGGATGCCGAGCGTGCTGCGCGCCGCCGACCAGCGGCTCACCGAGGTCAGGAAGGCCATCCCGGACGCGGGCGCGCTCGTCATCGCCTCCGACCAGGACTCCGCCCGCGCCTACGCCAAGCTGATCCGCGAGATCACGGGGAACAAGGCGACCCTCGTACTCTCCGACGAAGCCGCCGCGTCCAAGCGCATCGACGACTTCAGCGAGAGCAACGACCGCTGGATGGTCGCCGTACGCATGGTGTCGGAAGGCGTCGACGTCCCGCGGCTCGCCGTCGGCGTGTACGCCACCACCATCTCCACGCCCCTCTTCTTCGCCCAGGCCGTGGGCCGCTTCGTGCGTTCGCGGCGCCGCGGCGAGACCGCCTCCGTCTTCCTCCCGACCGTGCCCGACCTCCTCACCTTCGCCAACGAGATGGAGGTGGAACGGGACCACGCCCTCGACAAGCCGAAGAAGGAGGGCGAGGAGGACCCGTACGCCGAGTCCGAGAAGGAGATGGAGGAGGCGAACAAGGAGCAGGACGAGGACACCGGCGAGCAGGAGCAGTTCTCCTTCGAGGCGCTGGAGTCCGAGGCCGTCTTCGACCGGGTGCTGTACGACGGCGCCGAGTTCGGTATGCAGGCCCATCCGGGCAGCGAGGAGGAGCAGGACTACCTCGGGATCCCCGGGCTCCTCGAACCCGACCAGGTGCAGCTGCTGCTCCAGAAGCGGCAGGCCCGGCAGATCGCGCACAGCCGCAAGAAGCCGGACAGCGAGGCGGACCTCCTCGAACTGCCCGCCGAGCGGCGGCCCGTCGTCTCGCACAAGGAGATGATGGAGCTGCGCAAGCAGCTCAACACCATGGTCAGCGCGTACGTCCACCAGAGCGGCAAGCCGCACGGGGTCATCCACACCGAGCTGCGCCGGCTGTGCGGCGGCCCGCCGAGCGCGGAGGCCACCGCCGGGCAGCTGCGGCAGCGCATCGCCAAGGTGCAGGAGTGGGCCACCCGGATGCGCTGA
- a CDS encoding IclR family transcriptional regulator, producing the protein MTAETSQTLDRGLRVLKLLADTDHGLTVTELSNKLGVNRTVVYRLLATLEQHALVRRDLGGRARVGLGVLRLGRQVHPLVREAALPALRSLAEDIGATAHLTLVDGAEALAVAVVEPTWTDYHVAYRAGFRHPLDRGAAGRAILSARTQPPAEPGYTLTHGELEAGASGAAAPLLGVTGVEGSVGVVMLADAVPERVGPRVMDAAREVAEALR; encoded by the coding sequence GTGACCGCGGAGACCTCTCAGACGCTCGACCGAGGACTACGGGTCCTCAAGCTGCTGGCCGATACGGACCACGGGCTGACCGTCACCGAGCTATCCAACAAACTGGGTGTAAACCGGACCGTCGTGTACCGGTTGCTCGCCACCCTCGAACAGCATGCTCTCGTACGGCGTGACCTGGGCGGACGTGCCCGGGTCGGCCTCGGGGTGCTGCGCCTCGGCCGCCAGGTGCATCCGCTGGTGCGCGAGGCCGCGTTGCCGGCCCTGCGTTCCCTCGCCGAGGACATAGGGGCCACGGCCCATCTCACGCTGGTGGACGGAGCGGAGGCGCTCGCCGTCGCCGTGGTCGAACCGACGTGGACCGACTATCACGTGGCCTATCGCGCCGGGTTCCGGCATCCCCTGGACCGGGGTGCCGCGGGCCGGGCGATCCTGTCCGCACGCACCCAGCCACCCGCTGAGCCCGGGTACACCCTCACCCACGGCGAACTGGAGGCGGGGGCCAGCGGCGCCGCCGCGCCCCTGCTCGGGGTCACGGGCGTGGAAGGCAGCGTGGGTGTGGTGATGCTGGCGGACGCGGTCCCCGAGCGGGTCGGGCCACGCGTGATGGACGCGGCACGGGAGGTGGCGGAGGCGTTGCGCTGA